In a single window of the Necator americanus strain Aroian chromosome X, whole genome shotgun sequence genome:
- a CDS encoding hypothetical protein (NECATOR_CHRX.G26259.T2), which produces MATTTHPSTNDESGNDADDSEEYDDEGNDDAIQNIYLHICNEEGREFTGVTTFHGMIRLFTSRTWTSLIFWVLVLSTCLVFFMIFSGYILSSYAKAATFMRRYSEAYSVEQVSLLICGSPMILDTHEIRTIPTFSTLYRKETCLELNTNTSRNRLIIDIRGDLSSSEVYLSISAPAVDSGQITRLNTTRAHCVADPSDLKWIQKARQFLPDDKTYTVKLCERMRIMEWSLRERQCVAGDLSSQDEVPKCESGSLVPSGELYKEFLCHPPCNEMEWQITSSYSRLRSATKISIEFSRTKDVLIEVRKMAVTDVLSSIGGGTSLFLGCSCVTLMETFIFLLKLVLQSIHNDVYNGVNVKDGDGVQSSVEAKASNVKLILNTSGFDVKEVEDVIADPTSMQSPPRKSIHCARVLKSEEIDENNARKRLYRPHPPSLSELKTSNTFNELNTHNIERSLKNLPLSQRLTFDGSMDRRRLRRQSAIEISDEKLDQYLSEPSNTQSFYDDFSRKHPARVKVRRISSVTSRGSATSSHTNVHLVEHPRRRSQIYNKFMAMNDF; this is translated from the exons ATGGCTACCACAACACATCCATCGACGAACGACGAAAGTGGAAATGACGCTGACGACAGCGAAG AATATGATGACGAAGGGAATGATGATGCCATACAGAATATTTATCTACACATTTGCAACGAGGAAGGTCGGGAGTTCACCGGAGTCACTACATTTCATGGAATG ATTCGACTTTTCACATCAAGAACGTGGACGTCGTTGATATTTTGGGTTCTGGTCTTATCGACTTGTTTAGTATTTTTTATGATATTT AGTGGATATATTTTGTCTAGTTACGCAAAAGCAGCTACTTTTATGCGCCGATATTCTGAAGCGTATAGCGTTGAACAAGTTTCATTATTAATATGTGGATCTCCAAT GATCCTCGATACTCATGAAATTCGCACAATTCCCACGTTCTCCACATTGTACAGAAAGGAGACCTGTTTAGAATTAAATACTAACACTTCCAGAAACCGATTGATTATCGATATTAGGGGAG atttgtcATCATCTGAAGTGTATTTATCGATTTCTGCGCCTGCTGTTGATTC TGGGCAA ATTACCCGCTTGAATACTACTCGCGCTCACTGCGTAGCTGACCCATCGGATTTGAAGTGGATTCAAAAAGCTCGGCAATTTCTTCCGGACGACAAAACTTACACAGTTAAG TTATGCGAACGCATGAGAATTATGGAATGGTCCCTCAGGGAAAGACAGTGCGTTGCAGGCGACCTCAGTAGCCAAGATGAGGTACCAAAGTGTGAAAGTGGTTCTTTGGTGCCGTCCGGAGAATTGTACAAAG aatttttatgTCACCCTCCTTGCAACGAAATGGAATGGCAAATCACCTCATCATACTCACGATTGCGTTCTGCAACAAAGATCTCTATTGAGTTCAGCCGAACAAAAGATGTACTGATAGAAGTCCGAAAAATGGCTGTCACTGATGTTTTAT CATCGATCGGTGGAGGTACTTCACTGTTTCTTGGATGCAGTTGTGTAACATTAATGGAAACGTTCATCTTTTTGCTTAAACTTGTTCTTCAATCCATACATAATGATGTTTATAATGGAGTTAATGTTAAAGATg GTGATGGCGTTCAAAGTAGTGTGGAGGCAAAGGCATCAAATGTGAAGCTGATTTTAAACACTAGCG GATTCGACGTGAAGGAGGTGGAAGATGTTATCGCCGACCCCACAAGCATGCAATCTCCACCACGAAAATCGATCCATTGTGCTAG AGTCCTGAAATCTGAAGAGATCGATGAAAATAATGCTCGTAAACGTCTGTATAGGCCACACCCGCCTTCTCTGTCGGAGCTAAAAACCAG CAATACATTCAATGAACTCAACACTCATAATATTG AACGGTCATTGAAGAACCTCCCATTAAGTCAGAGACTAACATTTGATGGATCAATGGATAGGCGTCGCCTAAGAAGACAGAGTGCCATAGAGATCTCTGACGAGAAGCTTGATCAG tacCTCAGTGAACCGTCGAACACACAGTCGTTCTATGATGACTTCAGCAGAAAACATCCTGCTAGAGTAAAGG TACGCCGTATATCGAGTGTGACATCACGAGGATCAGCGACAAGTTCACATACAAATGTCCATCTTGTTGAACATCCACGTCGTCGAAGTCAGATCTACAACAAATTTATGGCGATgaatgatttttga
- a CDS encoding hypothetical protein (NECATOR_CHRX.G26257.T1) — protein sequence MFVNILIALALVVAANAHSITVRGVFECDDDKRLPVFVKLMERDSFHDDLLKWKQVRVYDDFEIKGTEDEAFGFTPYLEIMHTCREVPETIIVNFGTRVGDVEIDLGNVYLDDTKIKEKMFNQFIL from the exons ATGTTTGTCAACATTCTCATTGCTCTTGCTCTGGTCGTTGCTGCAAACGCACACAGTATTACTGTAAGAGGTGTATTCGAATGCGATGACGACAAAAGACTCCCGGTGTTTGTTAAACTGATGGAACGTGACA GCTTTCACGACGATCTTTTGAAGTGGAAACAAGTAAGGGTCTATGATGATTTTGAAATCAAAGGAACGGAAGATGAAGCGTTTGGTTTCACTCCTTACCTTGAAATTATGCACACATGCCGTGAg GTCCCAGAAACTATTATCGTCAACTTTGGAACTCGAGTGGGTGACGTAGAGATTGATCTCGGCAACGTATATTTGGATGAtacaaaaatcaaggaaaagatGTTTAATCAGTTTATCCTCTAG
- a CDS encoding hypothetical protein (NECATOR_CHRX.G26256.T2) — MSSFNRRVLQCSTMLYDSEDHSLFLTPRVCYFSAAKGGASRHMMVNGSSQRMAIKIKCSNNELFRVSPVYCMLEPGGSQRLQIVRDPGEAKTDKIVLLYRYTTLSNPRDVFRDLESDDATHKKVIALVARDDIDFTLAPTTNLKSILKAYPQC, encoded by the exons ATGAGTTCATTCAATCGACGAGTGCTTCAG TGTTCTACGATGCTATACGATTCTGAAGACCATTCATTGTTTCTTACGCCGCGTGTTTGTTACTTCTCAGCTGCAAAAGGTGGAGCATCGAGACATATGATGGTTAATGGCAGTAGTCAGAG GATGGCGATAAAAATCAAGTGCAGCAACAACGAATTGTTTCGAGTATCGCCTGTGTATTGCATGTTAGAACCTGGAGGATCCCAACGTCTTCAG ATTGTACGGGACCCAGGAGAGGCAAAAACGGACAAAATTGTTCTTCTGTACCGGTATACCACTCTTTCGAATCCACGTGATGTTTTCAGAGACTTAGAAAGCGATGACG CGACTCATAAAAAAGTGATTGCACTGGTGGCTCGCGACGACATCGATTTCACGTTGGCGCCGACGACAAATCTAAAATCTATTCTGAAAGCTTACCCACAATGTTAA
- a CDS encoding hypothetical protein (NECATOR_CHRX.G26258.T1), whose translation MFAAIPFVFALVVSVGAYEVTIRGFFMCDRDNQTPIFVELMTLNAFKDDQLSWVNTPVYKTFVIKGKKDDFFGFKPYLKVMHRCRGFDETIYVNLPRQRKDAFIDLGMVDLDDPETRDSVNSKYL comes from the exons ATGTTTGCTGcaattccatttgtttttgctcTGGTTGTAAGTGTTGGCGCATATGAAGTTACAATAAGAGGATTTTTCATGTGTGATAGAGATAATCAAACGCCGATATTTGTCGAACTAATGACACTCAACG CATTCAAAGACGATCAACTGAGCTGGGTGAACACTCCAGTGTACAAAACGTTTGTTATCAAAGGAAAGAAGGATGACTTTTTCGGATTTAAGCCGTACCTGAAGGTTATGCATAGATGTCGTggt TTCGATGAAACAATCTACGTGAATCTCCCGCGCCAAAGAAAAGACGCCTTCATCGATCTTGGAATGGTAGATCTGGATGATCCAGAGACTAGAGATTCCGTTAATTCGAAGTATCTTTGA
- a CDS encoding hypothetical protein (NECATOR_CHRX.G26256.T1), which translates to MHQLVRVDLLEVVMHFQKIHCLCRSRQNCSTMLYDSEDHSLFLTPRVCYFSAAKGGASRHMMVNGSSQRMAIKIKCSNNELFRVSPVYCMLEPGGSQRLQIVRDPGEAKTDKIVLLYRYTTLSNPRDVFRDLESDDATHKKVIALVARDDIDFTLAPTTNLKSILKAYPQC; encoded by the exons ATGCACCAACTAGTACGCGTCGACTTATTAGAAGTTGTGATGCACTTCCAGAAGATTCATTGTCTCTGTCGCTCAAGGCAAAAT TGTTCTACGATGCTATACGATTCTGAAGACCATTCATTGTTTCTTACGCCGCGTGTTTGTTACTTCTCAGCTGCAAAAGGTGGAGCATCGAGACATATGATGGTTAATGGCAGTAGTCAGAG GATGGCGATAAAAATCAAGTGCAGCAACAACGAATTGTTTCGAGTATCGCCTGTGTATTGCATGTTAGAACCTGGAGGATCCCAACGTCTTCAG ATTGTACGGGACCCAGGAGAGGCAAAAACGGACAAAATTGTTCTTCTGTACCGGTATACCACTCTTTCGAATCCACGTGATGTTTTCAGAGACTTAGAAAGCGATGACG CGACTCATAAAAAAGTGATTGCACTGGTGGCTCGCGACGACATCGATTTCACGTTGGCGCCGACGACAAATCTAAAATCTATTCTGAAAGCTTACCCACAATGTTAA
- a CDS encoding hypothetical protein (NECATOR_CHRX.G26259.T1) has protein sequence MATTTHPSTNDESGNDADDSEEYDDEGNDDAIQNIYLHICNEEGREFTGVTTFHGMSGYILSSYAKAATFMRRYSEAYSVEQVSLLICGSPMILDTHEIRTIPTFSTLYRKETCLELNTNTSRNRLIIDIRGDLSSSEVYLSISAPAVDSSSRIFLRNQHHHHIFVEASQITRLNTTRAHCVADPSDLKWIQKARQFLPDDKTYTVKLCERMRIMEWSLRERQCVAGDLSSQDEVPKCESGSLVPSGELYKEFLCHPPCNEMEWQITSSYSRLRSATKISIEFSRTKDVLIEVRKMAVTDVLSSIGGGTSLFLGCSCVTLMETFIFLLKLVLQSIHNDVYNGVNVKDGDGVQSSVEAKASNVKLILNTSGFDVKEVEDVIADPTSMQSPPRKSIHCARVLKSEEIDENNARKRLYRPHPPSLSELKTSNTFNELNTHNIERSLKNLPLSQRLTFDGSMDRRRLRRQSAIEISDEKLDQYLSEPSNTQSFYDDFSRKHPARVKVRRISSVTSRGSATSSHTNVHLVEHPRRRSQIYNKFMAMNDF, from the exons ATGGCTACCACAACACATCCATCGACGAACGACGAAAGTGGAAATGACGCTGACGACAGCGAAG AATATGATGACGAAGGGAATGATGATGCCATACAGAATATTTATCTACACATTTGCAACGAGGAAGGTCGGGAGTTCACCGGAGTCACTACATTTCATGGAATG AGTGGATATATTTTGTCTAGTTACGCAAAAGCAGCTACTTTTATGCGCCGATATTCTGAAGCGTATAGCGTTGAACAAGTTTCATTATTAATATGTGGATCTCCAAT GATCCTCGATACTCATGAAATTCGCACAATTCCCACGTTCTCCACATTGTACAGAAAGGAGACCTGTTTAGAATTAAATACTAACACTTCCAGAAACCGATTGATTATCGATATTAGGGGAG atttgtcATCATCTGAAGTGTATTTATCGATTTCTGCGCCTGCTGTTGATTCGTCATCAAGGATTTTTCTAAGGAATCAGCATCATCACCACATTTTTGTTGAGGCATCTCAA ATTACCCGCTTGAATACTACTCGCGCTCACTGCGTAGCTGACCCATCGGATTTGAAGTGGATTCAAAAAGCTCGGCAATTTCTTCCGGACGACAAAACTTACACAGTTAAG TTATGCGAACGCATGAGAATTATGGAATGGTCCCTCAGGGAAAGACAGTGCGTTGCAGGCGACCTCAGTAGCCAAGATGAGGTACCAAAGTGTGAAAGTGGTTCTTTGGTGCCGTCCGGAGAATTGTACAAAG aatttttatgTCACCCTCCTTGCAACGAAATGGAATGGCAAATCACCTCATCATACTCACGATTGCGTTCTGCAACAAAGATCTCTATTGAGTTCAGCCGAACAAAAGATGTACTGATAGAAGTCCGAAAAATGGCTGTCACTGATGTTTTAT CATCGATCGGTGGAGGTACTTCACTGTTTCTTGGATGCAGTTGTGTAACATTAATGGAAACGTTCATCTTTTTGCTTAAACTTGTTCTTCAATCCATACATAATGATGTTTATAATGGAGTTAATGTTAAAGATg GTGATGGCGTTCAAAGTAGTGTGGAGGCAAAGGCATCAAATGTGAAGCTGATTTTAAACACTAGCG GATTCGACGTGAAGGAGGTGGAAGATGTTATCGCCGACCCCACAAGCATGCAATCTCCACCACGAAAATCGATCCATTGTGCTAG AGTCCTGAAATCTGAAGAGATCGATGAAAATAATGCTCGTAAACGTCTGTATAGGCCACACCCGCCTTCTCTGTCGGAGCTAAAAACCAG CAATACATTCAATGAACTCAACACTCATAATATTG AACGGTCATTGAAGAACCTCCCATTAAGTCAGAGACTAACATTTGATGGATCAATGGATAGGCGTCGCCTAAGAAGACAGAGTGCCATAGAGATCTCTGACGAGAAGCTTGATCAG tacCTCAGTGAACCGTCGAACACACAGTCGTTCTATGATGACTTCAGCAGAAAACATCCTGCTAGAGTAAAGG TACGCCGTATATCGAGTGTGACATCACGAGGATCAGCGACAAGTTCACATACAAATGTCCATCTTGTTGAACATCCACGTCGTCGAAGTCAGATCTACAACAAATTTATGGCGATgaatgatttttga